One segment of Bacillus alkalisoli DNA contains the following:
- the typA gene encoding translational GTPase TypA, whose protein sequence is MKIRNDIRNIAIIAHVDHGKTTLVDKLLHQAGTFRTNETVQERAMDSNDLERERGITILAKNTAINYKDTRINIMDTPGHADFGGEVERIMKMVDGVLLVVDAYEGCMPQTRFVLKKALEQNLTPIVVVNKIDRDFARPSEVVDEVIDLFIELDASEEQLEFPVVYASAINGTASTDPEKQDENMEAIYEAIIKHIPAPFDNSDEPLQFQVSLLDYNDYVGRIGIGRIFRGTMKVGQQVSLMKLDGKVKQFRVSKLFGFIGLKRVEIEEAKAGDLVAVSGMEDINVGETVCPTEHQEALPILRIDEPTLQMTFLVNNSPFAGKEGKFVTSRKIEERLTAQLETDVSLRVDPTDSPDAWVISGRGELHLSILIENMRREGFELQVSKPEVIIRTVDGVKCEPVERVQIDVPEEHTGGVMESIGARKGEMVDMINNGNGQVRLIFMVPSRGLIGYSTEFLSLTRGFGIINHTFDSYQPMAQGQVGGRRQGVLVSMESGKASSYGIMGIEDRGVIFVEPGTEVYEGMIVGEHNRDNDLVVNVCKMKQATNIRSANKDQTVGMKKPRIMTLEESLEYLNDDEYCEITPQSIRLRKKVLDKNERERTAKKKKLAAAEK, encoded by the coding sequence TTGAAAATTCGTAATGATATTCGAAATATAGCAATTATAGCTCACGTTGACCATGGTAAAACAACGTTAGTAGATAAATTATTACATCAAGCAGGAACGTTCCGTACAAATGAAACGGTTCAAGAACGTGCGATGGATTCAAATGATTTAGAAAGAGAACGTGGAATTACAATTTTAGCTAAGAATACAGCTATTAATTATAAAGACACAAGAATTAACATTATGGATACACCAGGACATGCTGACTTCGGTGGAGAAGTAGAGCGTATCATGAAAATGGTTGATGGTGTTCTTTTAGTTGTTGATGCATATGAAGGTTGTATGCCACAAACACGTTTCGTTTTAAAGAAAGCATTAGAGCAAAACTTAACGCCAATAGTAGTTGTAAATAAAATTGACCGTGATTTTGCACGTCCTTCTGAAGTAGTAGATGAAGTTATCGATTTGTTTATTGAACTTGATGCTTCTGAAGAACAATTAGAATTCCCAGTAGTCTATGCATCTGCAATTAATGGAACTGCTAGTACAGATCCAGAAAAGCAAGATGAAAACATGGAAGCAATTTATGAAGCGATTATTAAACATATTCCTGCTCCTTTCGATAACAGTGACGAACCATTACAATTCCAAGTATCTTTACTTGACTACAATGACTATGTAGGAAGAATTGGTATTGGTCGTATTTTCCGCGGTACGATGAAAGTTGGTCAACAAGTTTCTTTAATGAAACTAGATGGAAAAGTGAAACAATTCCGTGTTTCTAAGCTATTCGGTTTCATTGGCTTAAAGCGAGTAGAAATTGAAGAAGCAAAAGCTGGTGACCTCGTAGCTGTTTCAGGAATGGAAGATATTAACGTAGGAGAAACAGTTTGTCCTACGGAACACCAAGAAGCTCTTCCTATATTACGTATTGATGAGCCGACATTACAAATGACTTTCTTAGTAAATAACTCACCTTTTGCTGGTAAAGAAGGTAAGTTTGTAACTTCTCGTAAAATTGAAGAGCGTTTAACTGCTCAATTAGAAACAGATGTAAGTTTACGTGTAGACCCTACAGATTCACCAGATGCTTGGGTTATTTCAGGTCGTGGAGAATTACACTTATCTATCTTAATTGAAAACATGCGTCGTGAAGGATTTGAATTACAAGTGTCTAAACCAGAAGTCATCATTCGCACAGTTGATGGTGTAAAATGCGAACCAGTAGAGCGTGTACAAATTGATGTGCCTGAAGAGCATACTGGTGGGGTTATGGAATCAATCGGAGCACGTAAAGGTGAAATGGTTGATATGATTAACAATGGTAATGGACAAGTTCGCTTAATCTTTATGGTCCCTTCTCGTGGATTAATTGGTTACTCTACTGAGTTCCTATCATTAACACGTGGTTTCGGAATCATCAACCACACATTCGATAGTTACCAACCTATGGCTCAAGGGCAAGTTGGTGGACGTCGTCAAGGTGTACTAGTCTCAATGGAATCTGGTAAAGCTTCTTCTTACGGTATTATGGGAATTGAGGATCGTGGAGTAATCTTCGTTGAGCCTGGTACAGAAGTTTATGAAGGAATGATCGTAGGAGAGCATAACCGTGACAACGACTTAGTTGTAAACGTATGTAAAATGAAACAAGCGACAAACATTCGTTCAGCTAACAAAGACCAAACAGTTGGTATGAAAAAACCGCGTATTATGACGCTTGAAGAATCTCTAGAATATTTAAATGATGATGAGTACTGTGAAATCACACCTCAATCCATTCGTTTACGTAAAAAGGTTCTAGATAAAAATGAGCGTGAAAGAACAGCGAAGAAGAAAAAGCTTGCAGCGGCAGAAAAGTAA
- a CDS encoding DUF5325 family protein, producing the protein MMKNIQWKFIAFAIATAFSMGLIGVAVAYRSLTGIILSTILVIIVMGLGFRAKRLEQ; encoded by the coding sequence ATGATGAAAAATATTCAATGGAAGTTTATCGCTTTTGCTATTGCTACAGCCTTCTCTATGGGACTAATTGGTGTTGCTGTTGCATACAGAAGTTTAACAGGTATTATTCTATCCACAATCTTAGTGATTATTGTAATGGGATTAGGCTTTAGAGCAAAAAGGTTAGAACAATAA
- a CDS encoding inositol monophosphatase family protein, with protein sequence MNWSEIDKDAKQWTREAGDRIKASLHKELMIETKTSRDDLVTNMDKETEEFFIKKINDKYPEHQILGEEGFGNTVKELKGTVWIIDPIDGTMNFVHQKRNFAISVAVYEDGIGKIGLIYDVIRDELYHAFEGQGAFFNEDPIPALNEVKVEDAVIGMNATWVTENKRIDPTILAPLVKDVRGTRSYGSAALEFAYVATGRIDAYITLRLSPWDFAAGLIIINELGGKVTTLYGEPLNLLEQNSVFVCKPGLHEEIMENYLYKLKQKED encoded by the coding sequence ATGAATTGGTCTGAAATTGATAAAGACGCTAAACAGTGGACACGTGAAGCTGGCGATAGAATTAAAGCATCCTTACATAAAGAATTAATGATTGAAACAAAAACATCTAGAGATGATTTAGTTACAAATATGGACAAAGAAACCGAAGAATTCTTCATCAAAAAAATTAATGATAAATATCCTGAACATCAAATTTTAGGAGAAGAAGGATTTGGTAATACAGTTAAAGAATTAAAAGGTACTGTTTGGATTATCGATCCTATTGATGGAACAATGAACTTTGTTCATCAAAAACGAAACTTCGCTATCTCTGTTGCAGTGTATGAGGACGGAATTGGGAAGATAGGTTTAATTTATGATGTGATTAGAGATGAGTTATATCATGCATTTGAAGGACAGGGAGCATTTTTCAATGAAGACCCTATACCGGCCTTAAATGAGGTAAAAGTGGAAGATGCGGTAATAGGGATGAACGCAACATGGGTGACGGAAAATAAGCGAATTGATCCAACTATATTGGCCCCACTCGTAAAAGATGTAAGGGGTACTAGATCATACGGATCGGCAGCTCTAGAGTTTGCATACGTAGCTACAGGTAGAATTGATGCCTATATTACATTAAGACTTTCTCCATGGGATTTTGCGGCAGGCCTAATCATAATTAATGAGTTAGGTGGAAAAGTTACCACACTGTACGGTGAACCATTAAATTTATTAGAACAAAACAGCGTTTTTGTATGTAAACCAGGATTACACGAAGAAATTATGGAAAATTACTTATATAAGTTAAAGCAAAAAGAAGACTGA
- a CDS encoding YktB family protein: MSKEFNGFKEEDFNVFTIDGLDERMEALSQIVRPKFEQLSNHFEPMLSVQTGDEMFRHIAKHARRSVNPPKDSWVAFANNKRGYKMMPHFQIGLWETHVFVWFAVIYESPIKEAYGEVLLNNMDKIYKETPTNFVWSKDHTKPEVLTHGDLNKEDMNQLFTRLITVKKAEILCGIQIPKEEAVTLSGKETIEKMEQAFKQLSPLYSLAHQAV; the protein is encoded by the coding sequence ATGAGTAAAGAATTCAATGGTTTTAAAGAGGAAGATTTTAACGTATTTACTATAGATGGGCTAGACGAACGAATGGAAGCATTGTCCCAAATCGTTAGACCTAAATTCGAACAATTAAGCAACCATTTTGAACCGATGTTAAGTGTACAAACAGGTGATGAGATGTTTAGACATATAGCCAAACATGCACGCCGATCCGTTAATCCACCTAAAGATTCTTGGGTTGCTTTTGCCAATAATAAACGTGGTTATAAAATGATGCCACACTTCCAAATAGGTCTTTGGGAAACGCATGTTTTTGTGTGGTTTGCAGTAATATATGAATCACCTATAAAAGAAGCATATGGTGAGGTTTTATTAAATAACATGGACAAAATATATAAGGAAACACCAACAAACTTTGTGTGGTCAAAAGATCATACGAAGCCAGAAGTGTTAACACACGGTGATTTAAATAAAGAAGATATGAATCAACTGTTTACTAGATTAATTACTGTGAAAAAAGCGGAAATTCTCTGTGGCATTCAAATACCAAAAGAAGAAGCCGTAACTCTTTCAGGGAAAGAGACGATTGAAAAAATGGAACAAGCATTTAAACAATTATCTCCTCTGTATTCATTAGCTCATCAAGCAGTTTAA
- a CDS encoding UPF0223 family protein, translated as MDFSYPISHDWSTDEIVDVIKFYEMIELTYEKGIDRDALLSQYRRFKEIVPGKAEERKLTDEYEELSGFSTFKVIKKAKDLSSGDKVKMEKAR; from the coding sequence ATGGATTTTTCCTATCCGATTTCGCACGATTGGAGTACAGATGAAATTGTAGATGTTATAAAGTTTTATGAAATGATTGAACTTACATATGAAAAAGGAATAGATCGTGATGCTTTGCTAAGTCAATATCGTAGGTTTAAAGAAATTGTTCCTGGTAAGGCAGAAGAAAGAAAATTAACAGATGAATACGAAGAGTTGTCTGGTTTCTCTACATTTAAAGTAATAAAAAAAGCAAAAGACTTATCTTCTGGAGATAAAGTGAAAATGGAAAAAGCAAGGTAG
- a CDS encoding NAD(P)H-dependent flavin oxidoreductase has product MKWETRVTKLLNIQYPIIQGGLAYLAYADLAAAVSNAGGLGQITAMSLQTPEELREEIRKVKSFTNKPFGVNYAIGQHGRPFEYMLEVAIEEKVPVISMTGGNPAPIFKRLEGQDIKKLVLVAANRQAEKAEQLGADAVMVVGQEGGGHLGKQDLGTMVLIPKVVDSVKIPVIASGGIGDGRGLMAAMALGAEGIEMGTRFIATKECIHAHHLYKKLLVEGTENDTVIIKKSIGAPARAIRNELTERILKIEKDGGGFEELKEYISGNTNKKFIYDGNVTEGFAWAGQVMGLIKDSPTVNDLIERMIKEAEDIRGNWI; this is encoded by the coding sequence TTGAAATGGGAAACGAGAGTCACAAAATTATTAAATATTCAATATCCAATTATTCAAGGGGGGTTAGCTTATTTGGCTTATGCTGATTTGGCAGCTGCTGTCTCCAATGCTGGAGGGTTAGGACAAATAACTGCCATGAGTTTACAAACTCCAGAAGAGTTGAGAGAGGAGATTAGAAAAGTTAAGAGTTTTACTAATAAACCTTTTGGTGTGAATTATGCCATCGGACAACATGGAAGGCCATTTGAGTATATGTTGGAAGTAGCTATAGAAGAAAAAGTACCTGTCATTTCGATGACTGGTGGAAACCCAGCACCTATTTTTAAACGATTGGAAGGACAAGATATAAAAAAATTGGTTCTAGTAGCTGCAAATAGACAAGCTGAAAAAGCAGAACAGCTTGGGGCGGACGCTGTGATGGTAGTTGGACAAGAAGGGGGAGGGCATTTAGGCAAACAAGATCTCGGTACAATGGTGTTAATACCAAAAGTTGTTGACTCTGTAAAAATTCCAGTCATCGCTTCAGGTGGCATCGGTGATGGAAGAGGGTTAATGGCTGCCATGGCACTTGGGGCAGAAGGGATTGAAATGGGTACAAGGTTTATTGCAACAAAAGAATGTATTCATGCACACCATTTGTATAAAAAACTACTAGTAGAAGGAACAGAGAATGATACAGTTATCATAAAGAAAAGCATTGGTGCTCCTGCAAGAGCAATACGTAATGAACTAACGGAGCGCATATTAAAAATAGAGAAAGACGGCGGTGGATTTGAGGAACTGAAAGAATATATTAGCGGTAACACGAATAAGAAGTTTATTTATGATGGAAATGTAACAGAAGGGTTTGCTTGGGCAGGACAAGTTATGGGTTTAATAAAAGACTCACCTACAGTAAATGATTTAATAGAAAGAATGATAAAGGAAGCTGAAGACATTAGAGGAAATTGGATATAA
- a CDS encoding aminotransferase class I/II-fold pyridoxal phosphate-dependent enzyme — MKYTQNDTPLFTGLLKHAKKNPVQFHIPGHKKGAGMDPEFREFIGDNAFSIDLINIGPLDDLHQPKGIIKDAQDLAAKAFGADHTFFSVQGTSGAIMTMVMAVCGPGEKIIVPRNVHKSVMSAIVFSGAVPIFIHPEIDRELGISHGITAEAVERALNQHPDAKGVLVINPTYFGVSADLSKIVEIAHSFEVPVLVDEAHGVHIHFHEELPLSAMQAGADMAATSVHKLGGSMTQSSVLNVREGLVNVHRIQGILSMLTTTSTSYLLLSSLDVARKRLATQGHDLIGKAIDLANKTRESLNNIPELYCVGEEILDQKAAFDYDPTKLIISIKKLGITGYDVEKWLREKYNIEVELSDLYNILCIITPGDTEKETNLLVKALQELATENLINNTEYNLDAKVLLPDIPVLALAPREAFYSETEVVPFEKSAGRIIAEFVMVYPPGIPIFTPGEIISEDNLAYIKKNIEVGLPVQGPEDHELKSLRVIKEHRAIK; from the coding sequence TTGAAATATACTCAAAACGACACTCCCCTATTTACAGGACTTTTAAAACATGCTAAAAAGAATCCAGTACAGTTTCATATTCCTGGTCATAAAAAAGGTGCTGGAATGGACCCAGAATTTAGAGAATTTATTGGAGACAATGCATTTTCCATTGATTTAATAAATATTGGACCGCTTGATGATCTTCATCAACCTAAAGGAATAATTAAAGATGCACAAGACTTAGCTGCAAAAGCTTTTGGAGCTGATCATACATTTTTCTCTGTTCAAGGAACTAGCGGAGCTATTATGACAATGGTTATGGCGGTATGTGGACCTGGAGAAAAGATTATAGTGCCGAGAAATGTTCACAAGTCTGTTATGTCGGCTATTGTGTTCTCAGGAGCAGTTCCTATTTTCATTCATCCAGAAATTGACCGAGAATTAGGTATTTCTCATGGTATCACTGCCGAAGCTGTTGAACGCGCATTAAATCAACACCCTGATGCAAAAGGTGTTTTGGTTATTAACCCAACATACTTTGGAGTTTCTGCCGATTTAAGTAAGATTGTAGAGATCGCTCATTCATTCGAAGTTCCAGTATTAGTGGATGAAGCACATGGTGTTCATATACATTTTCATGAAGAACTACCTTTATCCGCCATGCAAGCAGGCGCTGACATGGCTGCTACAAGTGTTCATAAACTAGGGGGTTCCATGACTCAAAGCTCCGTTCTAAACGTACGTGAGGGCCTTGTAAACGTTCATAGAATTCAAGGTATTTTAAGTATGTTAACGACTACATCAACATCTTATTTGTTATTATCATCATTAGATGTCGCTAGAAAACGCTTGGCAACACAAGGGCATGATTTAATTGGTAAAGCAATCGATCTTGCTAATAAAACACGCGAATCATTAAACAACATACCTGAACTTTATTGTGTTGGAGAAGAAATCTTAGATCAAAAAGCAGCGTTTGATTATGACCCAACAAAACTTATTATTAGTATTAAAAAGTTAGGAATCACTGGCTATGATGTAGAAAAATGGCTACGTGAAAAATATAATATAGAAGTTGAACTCTCTGATTTATACAATATTTTATGTATTATTACACCTGGAGATACAGAAAAGGAAACGAACTTACTAGTAAAAGCTTTACAAGAATTAGCTACAGAAAACTTAATTAATAATACAGAATATAATTTAGATGCTAAAGTTCTTTTACCTGATATTCCAGTATTAGCTTTAGCTCCACGTGAAGCGTTTTACTCAGAAACTGAGGTAGTACCATTTGAAAAATCTGCTGGACGAATTATTGCAGAATTTGTTATGGTTTACCCACCAGGAATTCCAATTTTCACTCCTGGTGAAATTATTTCAGAAGATAATTTAGCTTATATCAAGAAAAATATTGAAGTTGGCCTTCCTGTTCAAGGGCCAGAAGATCACGAACTTAAATCACTTCGTGTTATTAAAGAACATAGAGCTATAAAATAA
- a CDS encoding GapA-binding peptide SR1P, with the protein MGTIICQTCNSMIGHFEDEKVTTLYSKCTDCDCPKCEEE; encoded by the coding sequence ATGGGAACAATTATTTGTCAAACTTGTAACAGCATGATTGGTCACTTCGAAGATGAGAAAGTAACGACACTTTACTCCAAATGTACAGACTGTGATTGTCCGAAATGTGAGGAAGAATAA
- a CDS encoding DUF3055 domain-containing protein, with protein sequence MNLFDKLYDESENVNVRFVGFTTEEVRYDFGIVYTNLFFGKPLVICMQTGRSTLLDPKDISDLDHLQQAFRIESKEEAEDLAEFFLSAIPAVPFQEQYE encoded by the coding sequence ATGAATTTATTTGACAAATTGTATGATGAGTCAGAAAATGTGAATGTGCGTTTTGTTGGTTTCACGACGGAAGAAGTAAGGTATGATTTTGGAATAGTTTATACTAATTTATTTTTTGGTAAACCACTCGTTATTTGTATGCAAACTGGCCGCTCCACTCTCCTCGATCCAAAAGACATTAGTGATTTAGACCACTTACAGCAAGCATTCCGTATAGAATCTAAAGAAGAAGCAGAAGACTTAGCAGAGTTTTTCTTAAGTGCCATTCCTGCAGTACCGTTTCAAGAACAATATGAGTAA
- a CDS encoding DUF1885 family protein gives MASSAYINLVEKSTKKTITIEDVKELFNYYKEITSKTGEQLSWEYAETAFPYELKETPEGKGTWFYLKGTEDRYKMILVGVGTQDKVNEEEESLSYIQVTLHDQSTHGDKGKANEFSKYLAKKLEAELKLFTGSVMYFYKR, from the coding sequence ATGGCTAGCAGTGCTTATATTAACTTAGTTGAAAAGTCTACAAAGAAAACGATTACAATTGAAGATGTAAAAGAATTATTTAACTATTATAAAGAAATTACGTCAAAAACTGGTGAGCAACTATCTTGGGAATATGCCGAAACTGCTTTTCCATATGAATTAAAGGAAACTCCTGAAGGAAAAGGCACTTGGTTTTATTTAAAAGGAACAGAAGATCGATATAAGATGATTTTAGTTGGTGTTGGAACGCAAGACAAGGTGAATGAGGAAGAAGAATCACTTTCTTACATACAAGTTACTCTACATGACCAATCTACTCATGGTGACAAAGGTAAGGCGAATGAGTTTAGCAAGTATCTTGCCAAGAAGCTAGAAGCTGAACTCAAGCTATTCACTGGCAGTGTTATGTATTTTTATAAAAGATAA
- a CDS encoding polysaccharide deacetylase family protein has product MRKWMLSLLLLILLAACSTNNLEDNVQANENENNLEEKKEEVDKEPKEENVKEEDRNVKEEERNVKEEERNVKEEDRVIKDEPIVEIEPEYYLDKDWGLKPIGDANPDVVLLTIDDAPDRYALEMANTLKQLNVKAIFFVNGHFIDTVEEQQVLKEIFNMGFEIGNHTMTHKSLRNLSEEEQYTEIIGLNDLIEEVLGERPKFFRAPFGQNTEYASRLVEEEGMLLMNWTYGYDWEIDYKTKDTLTDIMVNTPLLTSGANLLMHDREWTYEALEGIVIGLQEKGYEILDPKLIRIYGNN; this is encoded by the coding sequence ATGCGAAAATGGATGCTGTCACTTCTTTTGCTCATCCTCCTTGCCGCTTGTTCTACAAATAATCTAGAAGATAATGTACAAGCTAATGAGAATGAAAATAATTTAGAAGAAAAAAAGGAAGAAGTAGATAAAGAGCCAAAAGAAGAAAATGTTAAAGAAGAAGATAGAAATGTTAAAGAAGAAGAAAGAAATGTTAAAGAAGAAGAAAGAAATGTTAAAGAAGAAGATAGAGTTATTAAAGATGAACCTATAGTCGAAATAGAGCCAGAATATTATCTAGACAAAGATTGGGGGCTTAAACCAATTGGAGATGCTAATCCAGATGTGGTTCTCCTAACGATTGATGATGCACCAGATCGCTATGCGCTCGAAATGGCAAACACATTAAAACAATTAAATGTGAAGGCTATTTTCTTTGTGAATGGTCACTTTATCGATACGGTAGAAGAACAACAAGTATTAAAGGAAATTTTTAATATGGGTTTTGAAATTGGTAATCATACAATGACACATAAATCATTACGTAATCTATCGGAGGAAGAACAATATACCGAGATAATAGGGCTTAATGATTTAATTGAAGAAGTATTAGGAGAAAGACCAAAATTCTTTCGTGCTCCTTTTGGACAGAACACGGAATATGCATCTCGGTTAGTGGAAGAAGAGGGCATGTTGTTAATGAATTGGACATATGGTTATGATTGGGAGATTGATTATAAAACTAAGGACACGTTAACGGATATCATGGTAAATACGCCATTGCTAACTAGTGGAGCAAACCTGTTAATGCATGACAGAGAATGGACATATGAAGCTCTAGAGGGTATTGTTATCGGTTTGCAAGAAAAAGGATATGAAATACTTGATCCAAAGTTAATTAGAATTTATGGAAACAATTAA
- a CDS encoding YbbN family protein, whose translation MKGTLLWVTFSFFLLSSCETKDTTSNVPFPEDTKTLVFFSDESNIQDESSYYDALLDLKKTHPTEVSNLKVIKVTDERLLYKQFNIKSVPSLIVVEHNEVITSVEGVKNKDDIITPIQQALGNSTVVSNNEE comes from the coding sequence ATGAAAGGAACTTTATTATGGGTGACTTTTTCTTTTTTCTTATTGTCATCTTGCGAAACTAAAGATACCACAAGTAACGTTCCATTTCCTGAAGATACGAAAACATTAGTCTTTTTTTCTGACGAATCAAACATACAGGATGAAAGTAGTTACTACGATGCATTACTAGATTTAAAGAAAACACATCCTACAGAAGTTTCCAATTTAAAAGTAATAAAAGTAACAGATGAACGACTATTATATAAACAGTTTAATATAAAATCGGTACCTTCGTTAATTGTAGTAGAGCATAATGAAGTAATAACCTCTGTTGAAGGTGTTAAAAATAAAGATGATATCATAACACCGATTCAGCAAGCACTAGGAAACTCAACCGTTGTATCAAATAACGAAGAATAA
- the lpdA gene encoding dihydrolipoyl dehydrogenase: MVVGDFAIDVDTLVIGAGPGGYVAAIRAAQLGQKVTIVERGNLGGVCLNVGCIPSKALISAGHRYETALHSEDMGIKAEKVSVDFTKVQEWKSSVVNKLTGGVEGLLKGNKVDIVSGEAYFVDSNTVRIMDDNSAQTYKFNNCIIATGSRPIEIPTFKYTKRVIDSTGALALEEIPKKLIVIGGGYIGTELGTAYANFGTEVTIVEAADEILSGFEKQMSSIVKRNLKKKGNVEIFTKAMAKGVEETAEGVKVTIEVKGEEKVIEADYVLVTVGRRPNTDEMGLEQVGVEMTDRGVIKIDKQCRTNISNIYAIGDIVEGPPLAHKASYEGKIAAEAIAGHPAEIDYHGIPAVVFSEPELASVGYTEAEAKAEGIEILASKFPFAANGRALALNNTDGFLKLITRKEDGLIIGAQIAGASASDMIAELGLAIEAGMTAEDIAMTIHAHPTLGEITMEAAEVAMGNPIHIVK, encoded by the coding sequence ATGGTAGTAGGAGATTTTGCAATTGATGTAGATACGCTTGTCATTGGTGCAGGACCTGGTGGATATGTTGCGGCGATTCGAGCTGCACAACTAGGCCAAAAAGTAACGATTGTAGAAAGAGGAAACTTAGGTGGCGTATGTTTAAACGTAGGATGTATTCCTTCTAAAGCTCTAATCTCTGCAGGTCACCGTTACGAAACTGCATTACATTCTGAAGATATGGGAATCAAAGCAGAAAAAGTTTCTGTTGATTTCACAAAGGTTCAAGAGTGGAAGTCAAGTGTAGTAAATAAATTAACTGGTGGAGTAGAAGGTCTTCTAAAAGGAAATAAAGTTGACATCGTTAGTGGTGAGGCTTACTTCGTTGACTCTAATACAGTCCGTATTATGGATGACAACTCTGCACAAACATATAAGTTTAACAACTGTATTATTGCAACAGGTTCTCGTCCAATCGAGATTCCAACATTTAAATATACAAAGCGTGTAATTGATTCTACTGGTGCATTAGCTTTAGAAGAGATTCCTAAGAAGCTAATTGTTATAGGTGGAGGATACATTGGGACAGAGTTAGGTACTGCATATGCTAACTTTGGAACAGAAGTTACAATCGTAGAAGCAGCTGACGAAATCCTTTCAGGCTTTGAGAAACAAATGAGCTCCATTGTAAAACGTAACTTAAAGAAAAAAGGTAACGTTGAAATTTTCACTAAAGCGATGGCTAAAGGTGTAGAAGAAACTGCTGAAGGTGTAAAAGTTACAATTGAAGTAAAAGGTGAAGAAAAAGTAATCGAAGCAGATTATGTTTTAGTAACAGTTGGTCGTCGTCCAAACACGGATGAAATGGGTCTAGAGCAAGTTGGGGTGGAAATGACTGACCGTGGTGTTATTAAAATTGATAAGCAGTGTCGTACTAATATTTCTAACATCTATGCAATTGGTGATATTGTAGAAGGACCTCCACTTGCACATAAAGCTTCTTACGAAGGTAAAATTGCAGCTGAAGCAATTGCTGGACACCCAGCAGAGATTGATTATCATGGAATTCCGGCGGTAGTATTCTCTGAACCTGAATTAGCTTCTGTAGGGTATACAGAGGCTGAGGCAAAAGCAGAAGGAATCGAAATACTTGCTTCTAAGTTCCCATTCGCTGCAAACGGGCGTGCATTAGCATTAAACAACACAGATGGTTTCTTGAAATTAATAACACGTAAAGAAGATGGATTAATAATTGGTGCACAAATTGCGGGAGCAAGTGCATCAGATATGATCGCAGAACTTGGATTAGCAATTGAAGCTGGTATGACAGCTGAAGACATTGCAATGACAATTCATGCTCATCCAACTCTTGGAGAAATTACAATGGAAGCTGCAGAAGTAGCTATGGGAAATCCTATTCACATTGTAAAGTAA